From one Agathobaculum sp. NTUH-O15-33 genomic stretch:
- a CDS encoding SHOCT domain-containing protein, translating into MDTIESGALRLAITDEQMQNEFDYMMAQQQLKNMLKNGLISLAEFDKISALNLEIFSPELASIMA; encoded by the coding sequence ATGGATACAATTGAAAGCGGCGCGTTAAGGCTAGCTATTACAGACGAACAGATGCAGAACGAATTTGATTATATGATGGCACAGCAGCAGCTGAAAAATATGCTTAAGAACGGTTTGATTTCGCTGGCTGAATTCGACAAAATCTCGGCTTTAAATCTTGAAATATTCTCCCCGGAACTGGCATCAATCATGGCGTAA
- a CDS encoding helix-turn-helix domain-containing protein: MLKNNIEVDVKVKCIENGMTQAQLADKIKTTSPYVNRIIKKQDGVVNKTFVQMLEALGYDIELTYVKRED; encoded by the coding sequence ATGCTGAAAAATAATATAGAAGTAGACGTAAAAGTAAAATGTATAGAGAACGGCATGACACAGGCACAGCTTGCAGATAAAATTAAAACAACAAGTCCGTATGTCAACCGTATCATTAAAAAGCAGGATGGTGTTGTGAATAAAACTTTTGTGCAGATGCTGGAAGCTCTGGGGTATGATATTGAACTGACCTATGTGAAGCGAGAGGATTAG
- a CDS encoding recombinase family protein, whose product MRTTLFGYKIKNGKASIDKEKAAKVHRLFDGYISGKALRTAALEAGIDTYHGSAGRMLQNKKYMGTDYYPAIISKEFFQKAQEEREHRAVKLGRVREVEEDLPILSPTKFRLKSNEILFDDPFKQAEYAYSMIESEWF is encoded by the coding sequence ATGAGAACGACATTGTTTGGCTATAAAATCAAAAACGGAAAAGCCAGTATTGACAAGGAGAAGGCCGCCAAGGTGCATAGGCTGTTTGACGGATACATCAGCGGCAAGGCGCTGCGGACAGCCGCCCTCGAAGCCGGAATTGATACCTATCACGGCAGTGCAGGCCGGATGCTCCAGAACAAAAAATATATGGGTACGGATTATTATCCTGCAATTATCAGCAAGGAGTTTTTCCAAAAAGCACAGGAAGAAAGAGAGCATCGTGCTGTTAAGCTGGGAAGGGTGCGGGAAGTCGAAGAGGATCTGCCGATACTCTCCCCCACCAAGTTTCGCCTGAAATCAAATGAGATTCTATTTGATGATCCTTTCAAACAGGCGGAGTACGCTTACAGCATGATAGAAAGCGAGTGGTTCTGA
- a CDS encoding virulence RhuM family protein, whose product MDNHGEMLIYQTEDGLTKIDVSFENDTVWLSKSQMAELFQRDRSVISKHIKNVFDEGELSPESNVQNLHIANSDKPVDFYSLDVIISVGYRVKSQRGVQFRIWATGILKEYIKKGFAMDDDRLKELGGGGYFKELLERIRDIRATEKVFYRQVLEIYATSVDYNPKADVSIQFFKRVQNKIHYAVSGETAAEVIYHRADAEKDFMGLMTFLGEQPTLREVKVAKNYLDEKELRSMGQLVSGYLDFAERQAEREVPMTMEDWAKHLDGILTSTGENLLTGNGTISHLQAMEKAQTEYKKYKAKTLSSVEKDYLESIKLLEQKGKQQK is encoded by the coding sequence GTGGACAATCACGGAGAAATGCTGATTTATCAGACAGAGGATGGTCTGACAAAAATAGATGTATCATTCGAAAACGATACAGTGTGGCTTTCAAAAAGCCAGATGGCAGAGTTGTTTCAAAGAGATAGAAGTGTTATTTCAAAACATATTAAAAATGTTTTCGATGAAGGCGAATTATCACCAGAAAGCAACGTGCAAAATTTGCACATTGCTAATTCTGATAAACCGGTTGATTTTTATAGTCTTGATGTAATCATTTCGGTAGGTTATCGTGTAAAATCCCAGCGGGGCGTGCAGTTCCGTATTTGGGCCACAGGCATACTGAAAGAATACATCAAAAAAGGTTTTGCTATGGATGATGACCGCCTAAAAGAACTGGGTGGCGGTGGATATTTTAAAGAACTGCTGGAAAGAATCCGTGACATCCGAGCAACGGAAAAGGTATTTTACCGTCAAGTGTTAGAAATCTACGCAACAAGCGTGGATTACAATCCAAAGGCTGATGTTTCCATTCAGTTTTTCAAGCGAGTGCAGAATAAAATTCACTATGCCGTTTCCGGCGAAACTGCTGCTGAGGTGATTTACCATCGTGCAGATGCTGAAAAAGACTTTATGGGACTTATGACATTTTTGGGAGAACAGCCAACACTTCGTGAAGTAAAAGTTGCAAAAAATTATCTTGACGAAAAAGAACTGCGTTCAATGGGTCAGTTGGTTTCCGGATATCTTGATTTTGCTGAGAGACAGGCAGAACGAGAAGTACCTATGACCATGGAGGATTGGGCAAAGCACCTTGACGGGATTTTGACTTCCACAGGAGAAAATCTTCTTACCGGGAATGGCACAATCAGTCATTTGCAGGCGATGGAAAAGGCTCAGACCGAGTATAAAAAGTATAAAGCCAAAACGCTCAGCAGTGTGGAAAAGGACTATTTGGAAAGCATAAAGTTGCTGGAACAAAAAGGGAAACAACAAAAATAA
- a CDS encoding plasmid pRiA4b ORF-3 family protein encodes MADVYKFKVRLCELENVMWRDIEITSVSSVAKLGYAVLAAFESTASHLFNIRFDGKRYEIVFEEDDFDDEPAINPIRTKLSALKLSVGDKLSMEYDYGAGWEFEIELLSISEMKRGAGTHYPYVTDGKGNGIIEDTSPYELAEMVEKTDKDGTLPQIMDMYSGKEVSWDYRKFELEYCNVFFKDNVWKIQNAYEEFE; translated from the coding sequence ATGGCAGATGTATATAAATTTAAAGTAAGGCTTTGCGAATTAGAAAATGTCATGTGGAGAGATATAGAAATTACTTCTGTTTCCAGTGTGGCAAAGCTGGGATATGCAGTATTGGCGGCATTTGAAAGCACAGCAAGTCATTTGTTTAATATACGTTTTGACGGCAAACGTTATGAAATCGTATTTGAAGAGGATGATTTTGATGATGAGCCTGCTATCAATCCAATAAGGACGAAGCTTTCCGCTCTAAAGCTTAGCGTTGGAGATAAGTTAAGTATGGAATATGACTACGGTGCGGGCTGGGAATTTGAAATAGAATTATTATCCATTTCTGAAATGAAACGTGGAGCAGGAACACATTATCCATATGTTACTGACGGAAAAGGCAACGGAATTATTGAAGATACCTCGCCTTATGAACTTGCTGAAATGGTTGAGAAAACAGATAAGGATGGTACTTTACCTCAAATAATGGATATGTATTCTGGCAAAGAAGTATCGTGGGATTACAGAAAATTCGAGTTGGAATACTGCAATGTGTTTTTTAAAGATAATGTTTGGAAAATACAAAATGCATATGAGGAGTTTGAATAA
- a CDS encoding recombinase family protein, producing the protein MAERSVTILPPRLNRKVEKTKAEEKAKLRVAAYCRVSTDSDEQATSYEAQIEHYTLFIQNNPEWKLAGIFADDGISGTNTKKRDEFNRMIEECKAGNIDMIITKSISRFARNTIDCLKYIRQLKALNISVFFEKENINTMDSKGEVLLTIMASLAQQESESLSQNVKMGIQFRYQQGIVQVNHNRFLGYTKDADKNLVIVPEEAEIIKRIYREYLEGANYKEISAGLEADGILTAAGNPRWHASTLKKILTNEKYMGDALLQKTYTVDCLTKKRVANDGTVPQYYVNNDHEAIIPRELFARVQEEMKRRANIRQGMDGKRRVYSSKYALSSIVFCGHCGDMYRRTHWNNHGKKQIVWRCVTRLNAPGIECPARTLSEVQLQNLVLDAINKVLGGKQRAIKVLETNISEVLGNAHIEELERIKRQIEKQQTLLVKMTAASEDYSKVVDKIYALQKEQEEAMAANVNYKAGKERIQEMIEYLKSQPKRVTACDEQLVRKLIEKITVYDDHLDFLFKSGIQIEIRG; encoded by the coding sequence ATGGCAGAAAGAAGTGTAACAATACTTCCGCCAAGGTTAAACCGAAAAGTAGAGAAAACTAAGGCGGAAGAAAAAGCAAAATTAAGAGTGGCCGCCTACTGCCGTGTTTCAACGGACAGCGATGAACAGGCAACCAGTTACGAAGCGCAGATTGAACATTATACCCTGTTCATACAAAATAATCCGGAATGGAAGCTGGCGGGCATATTTGCCGATGACGGCATATCCGGCACGAACACAAAAAAGCGTGATGAGTTCAACCGCATGATAGAAGAATGCAAAGCCGGGAATATTGATATGATTATCACAAAATCCATCAGCCGATTTGCAAGAAACACCATCGACTGCTTGAAATATATCCGGCAGCTGAAAGCACTGAACATTTCCGTTTTCTTCGAGAAGGAAAATATCAATACAATGGATTCTAAGGGTGAAGTTCTTCTTACCATCATGGCTTCCCTTGCTCAGCAGGAAAGCGAATCCTTATCGCAGAACGTCAAGATGGGGATTCAGTTCCGCTATCAGCAGGGCATTGTGCAGGTCAACCACAACCGATTTTTAGGCTATACCAAGGATGCTGACAAAAACCTTGTAATCGTGCCGGAAGAAGCAGAAATCATAAAGCGAATCTACAGGGAGTACCTTGAGGGGGCAAATTACAAGGAAATATCGGCAGGTCTTGAAGCGGATGGGATTCTTACAGCGGCAGGCAATCCGAGATGGCACGCAAGTACCTTAAAGAAAATTCTGACCAATGAAAAATATATGGGAGATGCCCTTCTTCAGAAAACCTATACGGTGGACTGCCTTACCAAAAAGAGAGTTGCCAATGACGGAACCGTTCCTCAATATTATGTGAACAACGACCATGAGGCGATTATTCCAAGGGAACTTTTTGCAAGGGTGCAGGAAGAGATGAAGCGCAGGGCAAATATACGGCAGGGCATGGATGGGAAAAGGCGGGTGTACAGCAGCAAATATGCGCTGTCCAGTATTGTCTTTTGCGGGCATTGCGGCGATATGTACCGCAGAACCCATTGGAATAATCACGGCAAAAAGCAGATTGTCTGGAGATGCGTTACAAGGCTGAATGCTCCGGGAATAGAATGTCCGGCAAGGACGCTGTCCGAGGTGCAGCTGCAGAATTTGGTGCTGGATGCGATCAATAAGGTGCTGGGCGGCAAGCAGAGAGCCATTAAGGTTCTGGAAACCAATATCTCCGAGGTGCTTGGCAATGCCCACATTGAGGAACTGGAGCGCATCAAACGGCAGATTGAAAAACAGCAGACGCTTCTTGTGAAAATGACAGCGGCATCGGAGGATTATTCCAAGGTAGTGGATAAGATTTATGCCCTGCAGAAGGAGCAGGAAGAAGCGATGGCGGCCAACGTAAATTACAAGGCAGGAAAGGAACGGATTCAGGAGATGATTGAATATCTCAAGTCACAGCCGAAACGAGTCACTGCCTGCGATGAACAGCTGGTGCGTAAACTGATTGAAAAAATCACAGTGTATGACGATCATTTGGACTTCCTGTTCAAGTCGGGGATTCAGATTGAGATACGAGGATAA
- a CDS encoding recombinase family protein — protein sequence MAKVTKIFNEKEEENKKLKVAAYCRVSTDSDEQMESLEAQKKHYQTYIKSNPAWQYAGLYYDEGISGTKIEKRKQLLTMLDACGRKEIDLVITKSISRFSRNTVDCLEMVRFLIEHGVYVYFEKENLNTMTMESELILSILSSMAEEESHSISKNNKWSIQKRFEQGTYVISYPPYGYINDGGEMRIVPEEAEVVRRIFNDTINGKGSAQIARELIEEGIKSKKGGKWHSTTIRGMLKNEKYTGDAIFQKTYTDDRFTRHANNGEEQQYYCRNHHEPIISHEIFELAEQETRRRADEKNIKKSTQKYNKRYAFSGIIKCGECGAIMKRRTHYTGRKEYIAWTCGTHLVDKTKCPMLYVRDEAIKAAFTTMMNKLVFGYKEVLTPLLEGLDENMNYMNTEKQSEFENQQKAIKEREKLLREHFHKNLLSQEIFSRSMEDIEQELRTLAQMREDYLHNQQRGTTYLAAARDLYAYCCKAEMHAVYDEEVFKRFVNGVIIFSRDETGFRLNCGITLRERMVVR from the coding sequence GTGGCGAAGGTTACAAAAATCTTCAATGAAAAAGAAGAAGAAAACAAGAAGCTGAAGGTTGCGGCCTACTGCCGTGTCTCTACGGACAGTGATGAGCAGATGGAAAGCTTGGAGGCACAGAAGAAGCATTATCAAACCTACATCAAAAGCAATCCTGCGTGGCAATATGCGGGACTGTATTATGATGAGGGCATATCCGGCACAAAAATAGAAAAACGAAAGCAGCTCCTGACTATGCTGGATGCCTGTGGAAGAAAAGAAATCGACTTGGTTATCACAAAATCCATCAGCCGATTTTCCCGAAATACGGTGGACTGCCTTGAGATGGTGAGATTTCTGATCGAACATGGCGTTTATGTGTACTTTGAAAAAGAGAACCTAAATACCATGACGATGGAGAGCGAGCTGATACTTTCCATCCTGAGCAGTATGGCAGAGGAAGAATCCCATTCCATTTCCAAGAACAACAAATGGTCGATTCAGAAACGCTTTGAACAAGGTACGTATGTTATCAGCTATCCCCCTTATGGCTATATCAATGACGGTGGCGAGATGAGAATCGTGCCGGAAGAAGCGGAGGTTGTCCGAAGAATCTTCAATGATACCATTAACGGAAAAGGTTCCGCGCAGATTGCCAGAGAACTGATTGAAGAAGGCATCAAGAGTAAAAAAGGCGGCAAATGGCATTCCACAACGATTCGTGGGATGCTGAAAAATGAAAAATACACGGGCGATGCGATTTTTCAAAAAACCTATACGGATGACCGTTTTACAAGGCACGCCAATAATGGTGAGGAACAGCAGTATTACTGCCGAAATCATCACGAGCCGATTATCAGCCATGAGATTTTTGAATTGGCGGAGCAGGAAACCCGGCGCAGAGCCGATGAGAAAAATATCAAGAAAAGTACGCAAAAGTATAACAAGCGATATGCATTCTCCGGCATTATCAAGTGCGGTGAATGCGGAGCAATCATGAAACGCAGGACTCATTACACAGGCAGGAAAGAATACATTGCTTGGACCTGTGGCACCCATCTGGTGGACAAAACTAAATGCCCCATGCTGTACGTCAGGGATGAGGCAATAAAGGCGGCATTTACCACAATGATGAATAAACTGGTCTTTGGATATAAAGAGGTTCTGACGCCATTGCTGGAAGGGCTGGATGAAAACATGAATTACATGAATACCGAAAAGCAGAGCGAATTTGAAAACCAGCAGAAAGCCATCAAAGAGCGTGAAAAACTCCTGCGGGAGCATTTCCACAAGAATCTGCTGAGTCAGGAAATATTCAGCCGAAGCATGGAAGATATCGAACAGGAACTGCGGACGCTGGCTCAGATGCGGGAAGATTATCTTCACAATCAGCAGAGAGGGACTACCTATCTTGCGGCGGCAAGAGATTTGTATGCCTACTGCTGCAAAGCGGAAATGCATGCAGTCTATGACGAGGAAGTTTTCAAAAGGTTTGTCAACGGTGTGATTATCTTCTCAAGGGACGAGACTGGCTTTCGATTAAACTGCGGCATTACGCTCAGAGAAAGGATGGTGGTTCGATGA